From a single Nicotiana tomentosiformis chromosome 2, ASM39032v3, whole genome shotgun sequence genomic region:
- the LOC138904868 gene encoding uncharacterized protein translates to MAQELETDIAYQQVVGISRRLEGMLTREREEREAKRSRKSSTYSGVCAPVASLHGRGYESHPVRSALPAFSDIPATPRPQAPYYAPPLSSASSTLGAFSGQSSRSGSSHSQQPRPPRACFEGGDTCHMVRDFPRFRRGVPLQTTQAPRIPPGPQASQSMVTVPAATLPARPTRGGVQAGRGRPRGGGHARYYALPSRTEVVSFDSVITSIVLFSHKDASVLFDPGSTYSYVSSYFALYLGVSHDSLSCPVYVATPAQRMVKKWSDVYLAYVRDVSVDTPTVESILVVRDYPDIFPVDLPGMPPDRDIDFGIDLLSSTQPISIPPYRMAPADLKRLKDQLQELLDKGFIRPTVSPWDSMAFLGHVVSSEGIKVDPKEIEVVQSWPRLSSTMEIQSFLGLAGYYRRFEEGFSSIATPMTRLTQKGAPLRWTEKCEDSFQKLKITLTTTLVLVLPSGLRPYTVYCDASRIGLRGVDAGP, encoded by the exons ATGGCCCAAGAGTTGGAGacggacatcgcataccagcaagTAGTAGGGAtctctaggagattggagggtatgctgacccgggagagagaggagagggaggccaagaggtctcgaaagTCCAGCACATATAGTGGTGTTTGTGCCCCAGTTGCATCTcttcatggtaggggctatgagAGTCACCCTGTTcgttcagcacttccagctttcaGTGAtattccggccactcctaggcctcagGCTCCCTACTATGCACCGCCATTATCTAGTGCATCTTCTACACtaggtgctttcagcggtcagtccagccgatcaggctCGAGTCATTCACAGcaaccacgtcctccgagagcttgttttgagggtggtgacacttgtcatatggtgagggatttccccagattcAGAAGGGGTGTACCTctacagactactcaggctccgcgtattccaccgggtcctcaggcttctcagtccATGGTCACCGTACCAGCTGCCACCCTACCTGCACGGCCAACTAGAGGTGGAGTTCAGGCAggcagaggtcgccctagagggggaggccatgccagatattacgCTCTTCCTTCTAGGACAGAAGTAGTTTCTTTCGACTcagtcatcacaagtattgttctattctctcacaaagatgcatcagtcttatttgatccaggctccacttattcgtatgtgtcatcttattttgctctgtatttgggtgtatcccatgattctttgagttgtcCTGTCTATGTGGCCACACCT gctcagcggatggttaaGAAGTGGAGTGATGtgtatctggcatatgtgagagatgtcagtgttgatactcctaccgtcgagtcaatTCTGGTAGTTAGGGATTATCCAGATATATTCCCAGTGGATCTTCctggcatgccgcctgacagagatatcgactttggtattgatttgttatcgagcactcagcccatttctattccaccctatcgtatggccccagcagattTGAAAAGGTTGAAAGaccagttgcaagagttgcttgataagggcttcattcggcccactgtgtcaccttggg ATTcgatggcatttttgggtcatgtagtatcgagtgaggggatcaaggtggatccgaaagagattgaagtagtgcagagttggcccagactgtcttcaACTatggagattcagagttttctaggtttggcagggtattatcgtcgatttgaagagggtttctcatctattgcaacacctatgaccagattgacccagaagggtgctccgttaagGTGGACCGAGAAGTGTGAGgatagctttcaaaagctcaagataactttgaccacaaccctagtgttggtgttgccttcaGGTTTGAggccttatactgtgtattgtgatgcgtcgcgcattggtctgcgcggtgttgatgcaggaccgtaa